A genomic segment from Legionella quinlivanii encodes:
- a CDS encoding type I restriction endonuclease subunit R has translation MTQLPRFQEEYSAKIPALVVLNNLGWTFLSPEQALALRENKPSEVVLKAALYDVLRKRRFIYAGKEYPLSDKSIDGIVAEISTPALNEGLTKANERIYNHILYGITVTEFVGGKKINPTIPLIDWHDIQNNSFLFTEEYSVLGAGGVQTRCPDIVCFVNGLPLAVIEAKRPDGKKGPTIEEGISQHLRNQRLSEIPQLFAYSQLLLSINGVDGLYGTQGTDAKFWATWRDEDINENHFNQIKNLALTTQQVDGFFNHRRATDRVWFEKLISQGQLAVTGQDKLLISLLSPERLLDMTRYFMLFDKKAGKIVARYQQFFGIQRLIERINTPNPDGGREGGVIWHTTGSGKSLTMVFLSRALILHDSLKQCRIVVVTDRVDLERQLSNTFHSGGEFSGKTEFSNAKATSGRRLAEQISKGTERVIFSLIQKFNTAAKLPQCKNVSRDIVVLVDEGHRSQGGENYIRMKQALPNAAFIAFTGTPLLKEDKTTNKFGSIIHAYTMQRAVEDKMVTPLLYEERRPELMVNDRAIDSWFERITEELSDEQRADLKKKYAKKGEIYRSENRIELVALDIAHHFVKNIDEGLKGQIACDSKLSAIRYKKYLDEVGLFESAVVMSPPDTREGNTEVDESKIPEVTKWWKDNVGNQEEREYTRQVIERFANDEDLKIIIVVDKLLTGFDEPRNTVLYIDKQLKEHNLIQAIARVNRLHEKKKFGLLIDYRGILKELDTTIAKYQDLASRTQQGYDITDLDGLYHQMSSEYKRLPLLYDALWKIFKEVKNKGDFEQLRQVLIPKIQEVDGDLIDTNLKVREDFYDALSEFANCLKVALQSDSFFDDKSITDAQRTHYKETLKQFTSLRQIAKLDAGEIIIYDKYADLVKKLMDKHVVGVQIKEPVGVYEVGKMGRQERPEEWNEEKTRNETDIIKTRIAKMIEQDLRDDPYAQETFSELLKIAIKEADELFEHPLKQYLLFQEFEHDVLNRKLKEIPADFSDNHHAQAYYGVFKLQLPVSFASLTEQEQKKWVELAFTVGELINISIAEHSLNQQNTEADIRKKLLPIIFKGCKELGFGMDYAKNIIEQIIQIVRVGLISI, from the coding sequence ATGACCCAATTACCTCGTTTTCAAGAAGAATACAGCGCAAAAATACCTGCGCTGGTTGTTCTCAACAATTTAGGTTGGACTTTTCTATCTCCAGAGCAAGCATTAGCTTTACGTGAGAATAAACCCAGTGAAGTAGTCTTAAAAGCAGCGTTATATGATGTATTACGAAAACGCCGTTTTATATATGCAGGAAAAGAGTATCCGCTTTCTGATAAATCGATTGATGGGATAGTCGCAGAAATTAGCACACCCGCATTAAATGAGGGTTTAACCAAAGCAAATGAGCGGATATATAACCACATTTTATATGGCATTACTGTCACTGAATTTGTTGGTGGTAAGAAAATAAATCCGACTATTCCACTGATTGATTGGCATGATATCCAAAATAATAGTTTTTTATTTACAGAGGAATATTCGGTTTTGGGTGCTGGTGGTGTGCAAACCCGATGTCCAGATATTGTTTGCTTCGTTAATGGCTTACCACTCGCAGTCATCGAAGCGAAACGTCCTGATGGAAAGAAAGGCCCAACTATTGAAGAAGGAATATCACAACATCTACGTAACCAGCGTTTAAGCGAAATCCCTCAGTTATTCGCCTATAGCCAACTGTTATTATCCATTAATGGCGTTGATGGCTTATATGGAACACAAGGCACAGATGCAAAATTTTGGGCTACGTGGCGAGACGAAGATATAAACGAGAATCACTTCAATCAAATTAAAAATTTAGCACTTACCACGCAACAAGTAGACGGTTTTTTTAACCATCGGCGAGCAACAGATAGAGTTTGGTTTGAAAAACTCATTTCGCAAGGACAATTAGCGGTAACAGGACAAGATAAACTGCTTATCAGTTTATTATCACCCGAACGATTACTCGATATGACTCGTTATTTCATGTTGTTTGACAAGAAAGCAGGGAAAATCGTTGCACGATATCAACAGTTCTTTGGTATCCAGCGGCTAATTGAACGAATTAACACACCTAACCCTGATGGTGGTAGAGAAGGTGGCGTAATATGGCATACGACCGGCTCTGGGAAATCACTAACGATGGTCTTTTTATCACGTGCACTCATATTGCATGACAGTTTGAAACAATGTCGTATCGTTGTCGTCACTGATCGAGTAGATCTGGAAAGACAACTATCCAATACCTTTCATTCTGGTGGTGAGTTTTCTGGAAAAACAGAATTTTCAAATGCAAAAGCCACGTCCGGCAGACGGCTGGCAGAGCAAATTAGCAAAGGCACTGAACGTGTTATTTTTTCTCTGATTCAAAAATTTAATACCGCAGCTAAGCTGCCACAATGCAAGAATGTAAGTCGTGATATTGTCGTTTTAGTGGATGAAGGCCACCGCTCACAGGGCGGAGAAAATTATATTCGCATGAAACAGGCTTTGCCTAATGCTGCCTTCATTGCCTTTACAGGTACGCCCTTGCTTAAAGAAGATAAAACAACGAATAAATTTGGATCGATCATCCATGCTTATACTATGCAGCGTGCTGTAGAAGATAAAATGGTGACACCGCTTTTATATGAAGAAAGACGCCCTGAACTCATGGTAAATGACCGTGCAATTGATTCATGGTTTGAACGAATAACTGAGGAACTTTCTGATGAACAACGCGCAGATTTAAAGAAGAAATATGCCAAAAAAGGCGAAATCTACCGCTCTGAAAATCGAATTGAGCTTGTTGCTCTAGATATAGCGCATCATTTTGTAAAAAATATTGATGAGGGCTTAAAAGGACAAATTGCTTGTGACAGCAAACTGTCCGCTATTCGTTACAAAAAATATTTAGATGAAGTTGGATTATTTGAATCTGCCGTCGTGATGTCACCTCCTGATACCAGAGAAGGAAATACAGAAGTTGATGAATCTAAAATTCCAGAAGTAACAAAATGGTGGAAAGACAATGTTGGCAATCAAGAGGAACGAGAATACACACGACAGGTTATAGAGCGTTTTGCCAATGATGAAGATTTAAAAATAATTATTGTTGTTGATAAGCTGCTTACAGGTTTTGATGAGCCGCGAAATACAGTACTTTATATTGATAAACAGCTCAAAGAGCATAATTTAATTCAGGCCATTGCTCGAGTTAACCGATTGCATGAAAAGAAAAAATTTGGATTGTTGATTGATTATAGGGGGATTCTTAAAGAGCTTGATACCACCATTGCCAAGTATCAGGATTTGGCATCCAGAACTCAACAAGGTTATGACATTACCGATCTGGATGGTTTATATCACCAAATGTCTAGTGAATATAAACGTCTTCCACTGCTCTATGATGCATTATGGAAAATTTTCAAAGAAGTTAAAAACAAAGGAGATTTTGAACAACTAAGGCAAGTACTTATCCCCAAAATACAAGAAGTTGATGGAGACCTTATCGATACAAATCTGAAAGTTAGAGAGGATTTCTATGATGCACTGAGTGAATTTGCGAACTGTCTCAAAGTTGCCTTACAGTCTGATAGCTTTTTTGATGACAAAAGTATTACTGATGCCCAACGTACACACTATAAAGAGACATTAAAACAATTCACCAGCCTGCGCCAAATTGCAAAACTCGATGCAGGTGAAATCATTATATATGATAAATATGCCGATCTTGTAAAAAAACTCATGGATAAACATGTTGTTGGTGTGCAAATTAAAGAGCCAGTAGGTGTATATGAAGTTGGCAAAATGGGGCGTCAAGAGCGACCCGAAGAATGGAATGAAGAAAAAACAAGAAACGAAACAGATATCATAAAAACACGCATCGCTAAAATGATAGAACAGGATTTAAGAGATGATCCCTATGCGCAAGAAACATTTTCAGAGCTTTTAAAAATAGCCATAAAAGAGGCAGACGAACTGTTTGAACACCCATTAAAACAATATTTACTATTTCAAGAATTTGAACATGATGTGTTGAATAGAAAGCTAAAAGAAATTCCAGCAGATTTTTCTGATAATCACCATGCGCAAGCTTATTATGGAGTATTCAAACTTCAACTTCCTGTTTCTTTTGCCTCTCTTACAGAACAAGAACAAAAAAAATGGGTTGAACTTGCTTTTACTGTAGGCGAATTAATTAATATTTCGATTGCGGAACATTCTTTGAATCAACAAAATACAGAAGCAGACATTCGAAAAAAATTATTACCTATTATTTTCAAAGGGTGTAAAGAGTTGGGTTTTGGAATGGATTACGCAAAAAACATTATTGAACAAATTATTCAAATTGTTCGGGTGGGTTTAATTTCAATATGA
- a CDS encoding M48 family metallopeptidase: protein MSTDTSYITFGIDKIPFELRAKRQESHRITIKVKPDCQVIVFAPPSATHDEIIVAVNKRAKWVYNKLSVFRSQQDYITPRQYLSGESHYYLGKKYVLKVIDMPEIKPQVKLLRGQLQLIESKSIKHRKQLLGAWYRQRAFDFFNQRLELLLPIVPWIKERPSIHLRAMRTRWGNCSVKGKITLNTHLIKAPTACIDYVILHELCHIAEHNHSTKFYLLLNQVCPHWKKTKKFLDQKASLFLSI, encoded by the coding sequence ATGTCTACAGACACATCCTATATTACATTCGGGATAGATAAAATTCCTTTTGAGCTTCGAGCCAAAAGACAAGAAAGCCATCGCATCACAATTAAAGTCAAACCTGATTGTCAGGTTATTGTTTTCGCACCTCCATCAGCAACTCATGATGAAATTATTGTGGCTGTAAATAAACGCGCGAAATGGGTGTATAACAAATTAAGTGTATTCAGATCTCAGCAAGATTATATTACTCCTCGACAATATTTAAGCGGCGAAAGTCATTACTATCTAGGAAAAAAATATGTACTCAAAGTAATAGATATGCCTGAAATTAAGCCTCAAGTTAAATTATTACGAGGACAACTTCAACTTATTGAATCCAAATCGATTAAACATAGAAAGCAATTGCTAGGAGCTTGGTATAGACAAAGAGCTTTTGACTTTTTCAATCAGCGACTGGAGCTGCTTTTACCTATAGTGCCTTGGATAAAAGAACGACCGTCTATTCATTTAAGAGCTATGCGAACTCGATGGGGTAATTGTTCAGTTAAAGGGAAGATAACGCTTAACACTCATTTGATTAAAGCACCCACAGCATGTATTGATTACGTAATCCTTCATGAGCTATGTCACATTGCAGAACATAATCACAGTACCAAGTTTTATCTATTACTTAACCAAGTTTGTCCACACTGGAAAAAGACTAAGAAATTTCTGGATCAAAAAGCGTCTTTATTTCTTTCTATTTAA
- a CDS encoding M3 family metallopeptidase, whose product MSKVKLPSFKSIDPEHFANELGDMLQNNLERINTLLQQETTFTWENLIEPLDEMEDELERFWSPLSHLHAVVNSPELRACYKDCLPQLSAYQSAIGQNQALYEAVRSLDVTRMDDVQKKLHEDMLQGFELSGVALSPEDKQEFENIQARLSELSNQFENNVLDAGQAFTMHVTDEAKLKGLPEHAILTARELAEEKQLPGWVLNLEFPCYLAVITYADDRELRETFYHAFVTRASDQGPTAGKFDNSAIMQEILALRHREAQLLGFKNYAELSIATKMVDSTTQVTDFLLDLSERALDQARAEFQNLQKYAREEWKIDPVSPWDIPYLSEKLSHRDYNFSQEELRPFFPQNQVMNGLFNIIERLYGIRLQEVKNAETWHPDVICYELLDEKNDSRGFMYVDLYARQNKRGGAWMDSLQTRRRLPNGEIQLPIATLTCNFAKPAGDNPGTLSHDEVSTLFHECGHCLHHLLTQVDYISASGIHGVEWDAVELPSQIFENWCWEKEALDELSCHVETGEKLSDQWYEKMLAAKNFQSAMGMMRQLEFSLFDFRIHQHFANEADFISRMLKEVRSITAVTPSTPYNRFPHSFTHIFAGGYAAGYYSYKWAEVLSSDAYSRFEEEGIFNPQTGRDFLRSILEVGGSKKAADAFISFRGRPATVDALLRHNGIKS is encoded by the coding sequence ATGTCGAAAGTTAAACTACCGTCTTTCAAATCGATTGATCCAGAACATTTTGCAAACGAACTGGGCGATATGCTGCAGAATAATCTGGAGCGCATTAATACTTTATTGCAACAGGAAACCACTTTTACCTGGGAAAATCTGATTGAGCCGCTTGATGAAATGGAGGATGAACTGGAGCGTTTCTGGTCACCGCTATCCCATCTGCATGCCGTGGTAAACTCACCCGAATTACGGGCCTGCTACAAAGATTGTCTACCCCAACTGTCAGCTTACCAGTCAGCGATTGGCCAAAATCAGGCCTTGTATGAGGCTGTTCGTTCCCTGGATGTTACCCGCATGGATGATGTACAGAAAAAATTGCATGAAGATATGCTGCAGGGTTTTGAATTATCCGGTGTAGCCTTGTCTCCTGAGGATAAACAGGAGTTTGAAAACATCCAGGCAAGACTTTCGGAATTATCCAATCAATTTGAGAACAATGTGCTCGATGCCGGACAGGCATTTACAATGCATGTCACCGATGAGGCCAAACTAAAAGGCCTGCCGGAGCATGCCATTCTGACTGCCAGAGAGTTGGCCGAGGAAAAACAATTGCCGGGATGGGTGCTTAATCTTGAGTTTCCCTGCTATCTGGCGGTAATAACCTATGCCGACGATAGAGAATTACGCGAAACCTTTTATCATGCTTTTGTAACCCGCGCGTCAGATCAGGGGCCAACAGCGGGTAAATTTGACAACTCAGCCATTATGCAGGAAATCCTGGCATTGCGACATCGTGAGGCGCAGTTATTAGGATTTAAAAATTATGCAGAATTGTCGATTGCCACCAAAATGGTGGACTCAACCACTCAGGTCACTGATTTTCTGCTTGATTTGAGCGAGCGTGCTCTTGATCAGGCCAGGGCAGAGTTCCAGAATCTGCAAAAATACGCAAGAGAAGAATGGAAAATTGATCCCGTCTCTCCCTGGGATATCCCGTATCTATCCGAAAAACTGAGTCACCGCGATTACAATTTTTCACAGGAGGAATTGCGTCCATTCTTCCCGCAAAATCAGGTGATGAATGGGCTGTTTAACATAATCGAACGCTTGTATGGCATTCGCCTGCAGGAGGTCAAAAACGCTGAAACCTGGCATCCTGACGTCATTTGCTATGAGTTACTGGATGAAAAAAATGACTCACGCGGGTTTATGTATGTGGATCTCTATGCCAGACAAAATAAACGCGGAGGTGCCTGGATGGACTCACTGCAAACAAGAAGACGCCTGCCCAACGGCGAGATTCAGTTACCCATCGCCACTCTGACCTGCAATTTTGCCAAACCCGCCGGAGATAACCCAGGCACTTTATCCCATGACGAAGTGTCTACCTTATTTCATGAATGCGGTCATTGCCTGCACCATCTTCTGACTCAGGTCGATTATATAAGTGCATCCGGCATTCACGGCGTCGAATGGGATGCCGTTGAATTACCCAGCCAGATTTTTGAGAACTGGTGCTGGGAAAAAGAAGCGCTGGATGAATTAAGCTGCCATGTTGAGACCGGAGAAAAGCTCTCTGATCAATGGTATGAAAAAATGCTGGCTGCAAAAAACTTCCAATCCGCAATGGGGATGATGCGGCAGCTGGAGTTCTCATTATTTGATTTCAGAATCCATCAGCATTTTGCGAATGAAGCCGATTTTATTTCCCGAATGCTGAAAGAAGTCCGAAGCATTACCGCAGTAACTCCATCAACCCCATACAATCGTTTTCCGCATAGCTTCACCCATATTTTTGCAGGCGGATATGCAGCGGGTTATTACAGCTACAAATGGGCAGAAGTGCTTTCCAGCGATGCCTACTCCCGTTTTGAAGAAGAGGGCATCTTCAACCCGCAAACCGGGCGCGACTTCCTGCGAAGTATCCTGGAAGTAGGGGGATCCAAAAAAGCCGCCGACGCCTTTATTTCCTTCCGCGGACGACCTGCCACAGTAGACGCCTTACTGCGTCACAACGGCATCAAAAGCTAA
- the tkt gene encoding transketolase codes for MHSSSDLANAVRILSIDAVEQAQSGHPGMPLGMADIATVLWQKFLKHNPKNPHWYDRDRFVLSNGHGSMLLYSLLHLSGYNLPIEELKNFRQLHSKTPGHPEFGETPGVETTTGPLGQGLANAVGMAIAEKLMARQFNRPNIELVNHFTYAFVGDGCLMEGISHEASSLAGTLELGKLIVFYDDNGISIDGKVDNWFRDDTAMRFKAYHWQVIGPIDGHNPIEIETAIKQARAETTKPSLIICKTTIGFASHVAGSEKSHGAPLGAAGIEQVRKTLNWPHPAFEIPNQIYAEWNHVEQGQHDEKQWLLSCNDYQKQYKEDYQEFLRRINGDLPDNWPADAQHFIQQCIAENKTMASRKSSQYCIEHFAKELPEMLGGSADLTGSNNTDWSGSKAISAEDFSGNYLYYGVREFAMAAVMNGIALHGGFIPYGGTFLVFTDYARNAIRLSALMNQRVIFVLTHDSIGLGEDGPTHQPVEHAAMLRLTPGMQVWRPADLVETAVAWAEALQHQFGPSALLLSRQNLPALSHAPDASALISKGAYILSDCEEPEIILLATGSEVQLALDAANQARANGKRIRVVSMPCCERFLQQDEAYQEQVLPRHVRKRIAIEAAASGYWYRFVGLDGEVIGLERFGVSAPAAKAYEYLGLTVEHIIKVINRL; via the coding sequence ATGCATTCATCAAGTGATTTGGCCAATGCGGTAAGAATTTTAAGTATTGATGCGGTAGAACAAGCTCAGTCCGGACATCCTGGAATGCCGCTGGGGATGGCTGATATCGCCACTGTGCTATGGCAGAAATTTCTGAAACATAATCCCAAGAATCCTCATTGGTATGATCGCGACCGTTTTGTCTTGTCCAATGGACATGGCTCCATGCTCTTATATTCCTTGCTGCATTTAAGCGGCTATAATCTGCCGATTGAAGAGCTTAAAAATTTTCGTCAGTTACACTCGAAAACCCCTGGCCATCCCGAGTTTGGTGAAACCCCTGGTGTGGAAACAACGACCGGCCCTTTAGGCCAGGGCTTAGCCAATGCGGTGGGAATGGCCATTGCTGAAAAATTGATGGCCCGCCAGTTTAATCGCCCTAATATTGAGCTGGTTAACCATTTTACCTATGCTTTTGTTGGCGACGGCTGTCTAATGGAAGGGATATCCCATGAAGCCTCTTCTCTTGCCGGCACTCTGGAATTAGGCAAACTGATTGTATTTTACGATGACAATGGCATCTCTATTGATGGAAAGGTCGACAACTGGTTTCGCGATGACACGGCTATGCGCTTCAAAGCCTATCACTGGCAAGTCATCGGCCCCATTGACGGCCATAATCCCATTGAGATTGAAACAGCCATTAAACAAGCCCGAGCGGAAACGACCAAACCCAGTCTGATTATCTGCAAAACCACAATCGGCTTTGCGTCTCACGTGGCAGGCAGTGAAAAGTCGCATGGCGCCCCTCTTGGTGCGGCTGGAATTGAGCAGGTTCGTAAAACACTGAACTGGCCTCACCCGGCATTTGAAATTCCCAATCAGATTTATGCAGAATGGAATCATGTTGAGCAGGGTCAGCATGATGAAAAACAATGGCTTTTGTCCTGTAATGACTATCAGAAACAATATAAGGAAGACTATCAGGAGTTTTTAAGACGTATTAATGGCGACTTGCCTGACAACTGGCCAGCTGATGCACAGCATTTTATTCAGCAGTGCATTGCCGAAAACAAAACAATGGCTTCTCGTAAAAGTTCCCAGTATTGCATTGAGCATTTTGCCAAAGAATTACCTGAAATGTTGGGCGGCTCAGCCGATTTAACCGGCTCAAATAATACTGACTGGTCCGGCAGCAAGGCCATTTCTGCAGAGGATTTTTCAGGAAATTATTTATATTATGGTGTACGTGAATTTGCGATGGCTGCGGTAATGAACGGCATCGCTTTACATGGCGGCTTTATTCCCTATGGCGGCACCTTTCTGGTGTTTACCGATTATGCTCGAAATGCAATTCGTTTAAGTGCATTGATGAACCAGCGTGTTATTTTTGTGTTAACACATGACTCGATTGGTCTTGGCGAAGACGGCCCCACCCATCAGCCTGTAGAGCATGCCGCGATGCTTCGTCTAACACCTGGCATGCAGGTTTGGCGCCCTGCTGATCTGGTGGAAACGGCCGTCGCCTGGGCAGAAGCCTTACAACATCAGTTCGGCCCATCCGCTCTCCTGTTATCGCGCCAGAATTTGCCGGCGCTTTCTCACGCGCCCGATGCTTCTGCCTTAATTAGCAAAGGCGCTTATATTCTGAGCGACTGTGAAGAGCCGGAAATTATTCTGCTGGCTACCGGCTCGGAAGTTCAGCTCGCTCTGGACGCGGCAAACCAGGCGCGCGCAAACGGTAAACGAATTCGTGTGGTCTCCATGCCATGCTGCGAGCGTTTCTTGCAGCAAGATGAAGCGTATCAGGAACAGGTCTTGCCCAGACATGTACGCAAGCGCATTGCGATTGAGGCTGCGGCCAGTGGTTACTGGTATCGGTTTGTCGGACTTGACGGCGAAGTGATAGGTCTTGAGCGTTTTGGAGTTTCAGCTCCAGCGGCGAAAGCCTATGAGTATCTGGGACTAACCGTAGAACATATTATTAAAGTAATCAATAGATTGTAA
- the gap gene encoding type I glyceraldehyde-3-phosphate dehydrogenase yields the protein MTIRVAINGYGRIGRCILRAFFENGRQDELQIVAINDLSGIETTAHLTRYDSTHGRFASAVAIDGDKLVVDGQPIKVLAQRDPALLPWGDLDVDVVLECTGAFTSREKAMQHIASGAKKVLISAPGKDADATIVYGVNHHSLRATDIIVSNASCTTNCLAPVVNPLHQRIGITQGLVNTVHAYTKDQLLLDGSHSDLRRARSATQSIIPTKTGAASAVGLVLPELAGKLDGFAMRVPTLNVSVVDLTFIAARETSVSEVNDIMRQAKNDILHINEEPLVSCDFNHHPASAIFDVTQTKVMGNLVKVVAWYDNEWGFSNRMLDTAKCMMNR from the coding sequence ATGACTATACGAGTCGCAATTAATGGCTATGGCCGGATTGGACGCTGCATTCTGCGTGCTTTTTTTGAAAACGGCCGTCAGGATGAGTTGCAAATAGTAGCAATCAATGACCTCTCAGGCATTGAAACCACCGCTCATCTGACCCGATATGATTCCACCCATGGCCGTTTTGCCAGCGCTGTTGCTATCGATGGGGATAAACTGGTCGTTGATGGCCAACCGATTAAAGTGTTGGCACAACGGGATCCTGCTCTTTTACCCTGGGGCGATTTGGATGTCGATGTGGTGCTGGAATGTACCGGGGCATTCACATCCCGGGAAAAAGCCATGCAGCATATTGCATCTGGCGCCAAGAAAGTGCTGATTTCAGCGCCAGGTAAAGATGCGGATGCCACCATTGTCTATGGAGTCAATCACCACAGCCTGCGTGCCACCGATATCATTGTCTCTAATGCCTCCTGCACTACGAACTGCCTTGCACCAGTCGTCAATCCCCTGCATCAGCGCATTGGCATTACCCAGGGTCTGGTTAACACTGTGCATGCCTATACCAAAGATCAATTGTTACTGGATGGCAGCCATTCTGATTTAAGACGCGCCCGTTCGGCAACTCAATCCATCATTCCCACCAAAACAGGGGCGGCCTCTGCGGTAGGTCTGGTATTACCTGAACTGGCCGGTAAACTGGACGGCTTTGCAATGCGAGTTCCGACTTTGAATGTTTCCGTAGTCGATCTGACGTTTATTGCTGCCCGGGAAACATCGGTCAGCGAAGTTAACGACATTATGCGTCAGGCAAAAAACGATATTCTCCACATCAACGAAGAGCCTCTGGTCTCCTGCGACTTCAATCACCATCCAGCGTCTGCAATATTTGACGTGACACAGACCAAAGTCATGGGTAATCTGGTTAAGGTGGTGGCCTGGTATGATAATGAATGGGGGTTTTCAAACCGCATGCTTGATACTGCCAAGTGCATGATGAATCGTTAA
- a CDS encoding phosphoglycerate kinase, with translation MNVLKMSDLNLRNKRVLIREDLNVPIKDGMITSDQRLQASLPTIKQALDAGAAVIVLSHLGRPEEGRFEKRFSLEPVADYFAGYLDYPVRFVSDYLDGIDTRPGELVICENVRFNVGEKKNDRLLSQKLASLCDIFIMDAFGTAHRAQASTVGVAAFAPLAAAGPLLVSELEALQQVLKAPKHPIVAVVGGAKVSTKLSLLKQMVTMVDYLIPGGGIANTFLKAQGHEIGVSLCEDELLDEAREILQLAKEKGCKMPLPTDVVVGKSFTENCPAFNKSLHHIASDDMIMDIGPDTVRAYVDIIDKAQTIIWNGPVGVFEFPQFSYGTRALAIAVADSDAFSVAGGGDTLAAIDLYDLNQQISYISTGGGAFLECLEGKTLPAVAILEERASELQKTS, from the coding sequence ATGAATGTTTTAAAAATGAGCGACCTGAATCTCAGGAATAAACGGGTTCTTATTCGTGAGGATTTGAACGTCCCGATCAAGGATGGCATGATTACCAGCGACCAACGTTTGCAAGCCTCTCTGCCAACTATCAAACAGGCTTTGGACGCAGGCGCTGCCGTTATTGTGCTTTCCCATCTGGGCCGCCCGGAAGAAGGGCGTTTCGAGAAGCGGTTTTCTCTTGAACCGGTAGCCGATTATTTTGCCGGGTATCTTGATTATCCAGTCCGTTTTGTCAGCGATTATCTCGATGGAATTGATACCAGGCCCGGCGAATTAGTGATTTGCGAAAATGTTCGATTCAATGTGGGCGAGAAAAAGAATGATCGGCTTTTATCGCAGAAACTGGCTTCATTATGCGACATTTTCATTATGGACGCCTTTGGCACTGCACATCGCGCTCAGGCATCAACAGTCGGTGTAGCCGCATTTGCCCCTCTTGCCGCTGCAGGTCCTTTATTAGTGAGTGAGTTAGAGGCTTTGCAGCAGGTTTTGAAAGCACCGAAACATCCGATCGTGGCCGTTGTAGGTGGAGCGAAAGTATCTACCAAGCTTAGTCTGCTCAAGCAAATGGTGACGATGGTAGATTATTTGATTCCAGGGGGCGGAATAGCCAATACCTTTTTAAAAGCTCAGGGCCATGAAATTGGGGTATCCCTCTGTGAAGATGAGCTTTTGGATGAGGCGCGGGAAATTCTGCAGCTGGCAAAAGAAAAGGGGTGCAAAATGCCCTTACCTACTGATGTAGTAGTTGGAAAAAGCTTTACTGAAAACTGCCCTGCGTTCAATAAATCACTTCATCACATTGCCAGTGATGATATGATTATGGATATTGGACCGGACACCGTTCGTGCCTATGTGGACATTATTGATAAAGCTCAAACCATTATATGGAATGGACCAGTAGGCGTCTTTGAGTTTCCTCAATTTTCCTATGGAACGCGGGCACTGGCTATTGCTGTCGCAGATAGCGACGCTTTTTCGGTTGCAGGCGGCGGCGATACGCTGGCAGCTATCGATCTTTACGATTTAAATCAGCAAATTTCCTACATTTCTACAGGTGGCGGAGCATTTCTTGAATGTCTGGAAGGAAAAACTTTGCCGGCAGTCGCCATTCTGGAGGAGCGAGCCAGCGAGCTTCAGAAAACGTCTTGA
- a CDS encoding SseB family protein, whose product MNALETAVKQALALSGSSQEANKAYLEFIKANFIIPIDKKSAADNPEVLYMVENGHYFLPVFSNMSYFHPWAQDIKDEIQILRLSGVDLLKGVGEQVTVCLNIGSSIYKEFNPSELERMRSMVLKLFK is encoded by the coding sequence ATGAACGCATTAGAAACGGCGGTGAAGCAAGCTCTGGCTTTGTCTGGAAGCAGTCAGGAAGCCAATAAGGCCTATCTTGAATTTATTAAAGCCAATTTTATCATTCCAATTGATAAAAAATCAGCAGCGGATAATCCGGAAGTGCTTTATATGGTTGAAAACGGGCATTATTTTCTGCCGGTATTTTCAAATATGAGTTATTTCCACCCTTGGGCCCAGGATATTAAAGATGAAATTCAAATTCTTCGTCTGTCAGGTGTTGATCTGCTTAAGGGAGTGGGCGAACAAGTTACGGTATGTCTGAACATTGGCAGTTCAATTTATAAGGAATTTAATCCATCGGAGCTTGAGAGAATGCGAAGCATGGTTCTGAAATTGTTTAAATAA